A single window of Aquarana catesbeiana isolate 2022-GZ linkage group LG10, ASM4218655v1, whole genome shotgun sequence DNA harbors:
- the LOC141111125 gene encoding nicotinamide N-methyltransferase-like — protein MEVSSRSEYQENYNGFDPRKYLNQFYAVDEEHEMTEEAIFLFTFLKNAFSSGHVEGNILIEIGAGPTICHILSACENFKQIYLTDYVERNLQEIEKWLKGDKEAFDWSPHLKCVCDIENHRSTEEEKAEKIRRKVSLMKCDVTKSNPLEPNSLPLADCVIVAACLICACKNAEEFKTALKNIVSLIRPGGHLLLNDYLGASHYLVGEAKFSVLSLDENIVREAVAESGCEIEEFTTCTDLQFPEEVFNCNVSFCLLARKH, from the exons ATGGAGGTTTCATCAAGGTCAGAATATCAGGAAAATTACAATGGTTTTGACCCAAGAAAGTACCTAAACCAGTTTTACGCAGTAGATGAAGAGCATGAAATGACAGAGGAGGCCATTTTCCTGTTCACCTTTCTGAAAAATGCATTTTCATCTG gtcatgtggaaggcaatattctTATAGAGATTGGTGCTGGTCCCACCATATGTCACATTCTGTCTGCTTGTGAAAACTTCAAGCAAATATACCTTACAGATTATGTAGAAAGAAACCTGCAAGAAATAGAGAAATGGCTAAAAGGTGATAAGGAGGCCTTTGATTGGTCTCCACATCTGAAGTGTGTCTGTGACATTGAAAACCACAG GTCCACAGAGGAGGAGAAGGCAGAGAAGATACGCAGGAAAGTCTCACTTATGAAGTGTGATGTCACCAAATCCAATCCTCTAGAGCCAAATTCCCTTCCCCTGGCAGATTGTGTGATCGTTGCCGCGTGTCTTATCTGTGCTTGCAAGAATGCTGAAGAATTTAAAACTGCCCTGAAGAACATTGTATCTCTGATCAGACCCGGGGGTCATCTACTTCTCAATGATTATTTAGGAGCCTCGCATTACTTAGTTGGCGAGGCAAAGTTTTCAGTTCTGTCACTTGATGAAAATATTGTGCGAGAGGCGGTGGCTGAGAGTGGATGTGAGATTGAGGAATTTACAACATGTACTGACTTACAATTTCCAGAAGAGGTGTTTAATTGTAACGTTTCTTTCTGTCTTCTAGCCCGAAAACATTAA